A portion of the Stegostoma tigrinum isolate sSteTig4 chromosome 46, sSteTig4.hap1, whole genome shotgun sequence genome contains these proteins:
- the LOC125449544 gene encoding probable G-protein coupled receptor 139 translates to MTIVILSRGSCGLSRCTGRYLMSMAVADLLVIIFCVILSYLGSLHFPISFLNHYHVCSLNRITNAAVVDSSVWLTVAFTFDRFVAVCCPKWKVQYCTERTAARVILTICTVSYLRNIPRYFTYEPDYPYAPFRGCRLRNVCSKSVWAVYMWSSTVLTPIIPYVSILLLNALTVRHILVASRVRKALRGRGLNGKDGDPEMENRRRSTILLFAISGNFIILWIARVVDFVFQEILLGMSRNAILTHVGDMLMYLSSCTNTCVYTLTQAKFREKMRHMINHPILLCLKFLRD, encoded by the coding sequence ATGACCATTGTGATTCTGTCCCGAGGAAGCTGTGGCCTCTCCAGATGTACTGGCCGCTACCTGATgtccatggcagtggcggatttGCTGGTCATCATCTTCTGTGTGATCCTGAGCTACCTGGGATCTCTTCACTTCCCCATCTCCTTCCTCAACCACTACCACGTCTGCAGCCTGAACAGGATCACAAATGCAGCAGTAGTGGACAGCTCAGTCTGGCTCACCGTGGCCTTCACCTTTGATCGCTTTGTCGCTGTCTGTTGTCCCAAGTGGAAGGTCCAATACTGCACAGAGAGAACAGCGGCTCGTGTAATCCTGACCATCTGCACAGTGAGCTACCTAAGAAATATCCCACGTTATTTCACCTATGAACCTGATTACCCATATGCTCCTTTCAGAGGCTGCAGACTCCGTAATGTGTGCAGCAAATCTGTTTGGGCAGTATACATGTGGTCCAGCACAGTCTTAACTCCCATCATTCCCTATGTGTCCATCTTACTGCTGAATGCTCTGACTGTCAGACACATCCTGGTGGCCAGTCGTGTCCGCAAGGCACTCAGGGGACGAGGCCTCAATGGGAAGGATGGAGACCCGGAAATGGAAAATCGAAGGAGGTCCACCATCCTGCTCTTTGCCATATCAGGCAATTTCATCATTCTGTGGATTGCCAGAGTGGTGGACTTTGTTTTTCAGGAGATATTGCTCGGCATGAGCAGGAATGCAATACTCACCCATGTAGGAGACATGCTGATGTATCTGAGCTCCTGCACCAACACCTGTGTTTACACTCTCACCCAGGCAAAGTTCAGAGAGAAGATGAGGCACATGATAAACCATCCCATTCTCCTTTGCCTGAAGTTCCTCAGAGACTGA